One window from the genome of Streptomyces cadmiisoli encodes:
- a CDS encoding MarR family winged helix-turn-helix transcriptional regulator, with product METETATRWLTDAEQCAWRTHLEVNRLLTYQLEKDLQPFGLTMNDYEILVNLSESDDLRMRMSDLASATLQSKSRLSHQITRMESANLVRRENCESDRRGLYAVLTEHGLETMKKVAPHHVASVRRHFIDLLSPDSLIELDKALKPIAEHLRGQRGRP from the coding sequence ATGGAGACCGAGACGGCCACGCGCTGGCTGACCGATGCGGAGCAGTGTGCCTGGCGCACCCACCTGGAGGTCAACCGACTGTTGACGTACCAGCTCGAAAAGGACCTGCAGCCGTTCGGCCTGACGATGAACGACTACGAGATCCTGGTGAACCTGTCCGAGTCCGACGACCTTCGGATGCGGATGAGCGACCTCGCCTCTGCCACCTTGCAGTCCAAGAGTCGCCTCTCCCATCAGATCACCCGGATGGAGAGCGCGAACCTGGTGCGCCGGGAGAACTGCGAGTCCGACCGGCGCGGACTCTACGCGGTGCTCACCGAGCACGGTCTGGAGACGATGAAGAAGGTCGCGCCGCACCACGTGGCGTCCGTGCGCCGGCACTTCATCGACCTGTTGTCCCCGGACTCGCTGATCGAACTCGACAAGGCGCTCAAGCCCATCGCGGAGCACCTGCGGGGGCAGCGCGGCCGCCCCTGA